CGTACGCCGGATCACCCTGGACGGCGCGGGCGTCCCCCTGTCCGCACTGATCAGCGAACCCGTCGGTACACCCGCCCGGGCCGTCGTGGTCGCCGTCCACAACAGCGGTACGAACGCCGACTACTTCGACGGCCGGGCCCACCCCCAGCTGTCCCTCATGACGCTGGGGGCCGCCCTCGGCTACACCGTCGTCGCCGTGGACCGCCCGGGCTACCGGCTCTCCGCCGCCCAACTGCCCCACGGGCTGGGCCTGATGGACCAGGCCGCCGCGCTGCGCGCCGCCCTGGACGACCTGTCCTCCCGGTTCGCCACGGGATCCGGCTGCTTCCTGCTCGGGCACTCCTACGGCGGCAACGTGGCGTTGGCGACAGCCGCCGACCACACCCCACCCCTTCTGCTCGGTCTCGACATCTCCGGCTGCGGCCACGAATACGCCGTCGACCCGCACGAGGTGTCGGTCCTGCTCGACCGGGGCCGGTCCGCGAAGAACTGGGGCCCGCTGAACCTCTATCCGCCCGGCACGTTCCGGGGCGCACGTTCCCGGGCCGAGGACATGCCCGCCCGGGAACGCGCCGAACTCGCGAGCAGGCCCGGGCTGTTCCGCTCCGTCGCGCCGCGCGTACGGGTCCCCGTACGGCTGACGTTCGCCGAACACGATGCGTGGTGGCGGCAGGACGCCGACACGCTGGCCGACCTGGCCGCACAGTTCGTCGCCGCCCCTCGCGTCACCGTCGACCGCCAGCCGGACGCCGGTCACAACATCAGCCTCGGCTGGGCCGCCCGTTCGTACCACTTGCGCGCCCTGGCCTTTCTGGAGAGTTGCCTGGTTCCCCGTGAGACGACACACGCCGAACGTTCTGCGGCGGTGTCGTGACCGGAGAGGACAGGGGGAGGTGCTCAGGGCCGACGACGTGCCGGGGCGTGGAGCCGGCCCCCCTGCCAACCGGGGCCTGTGCCCGGCGCGCGGACGTCGGCGGCCACCCCGGGCACCGGCCAACTCGCACCGGAGTCCGCGCGCCCGCCGTTCACCTGGGGTTCCGCCGTTGACTCCCGGGCCGACCCTCGTCAGGCCCGAGGCCGTTTCGTCTGCCGACGGGCCTGCCTCACCTCGCGGTCGACAGCCCAGGCGTCGGCGACCGGCCCGAGATGGCCGAGCTTGTCGGGGTTGATCACCGAGCGGATGGTCTGGATCTGCCCGTCGAGCACATCGAGGGCCAGGATGTGGAGCACCTTGCCGTCCCGGTCACGGACGACCGCTCCGGGCTGGCCGTTGACCTCGTGCGGGTCGAAGGTCACGTCGATCCGGGCCATCCAGGGAAAGACCGAGACGAGCAGCCGGGCCACGTTCTCGGCACCGACGACGGCCCTGGCCAGCTGCGGGGCCTTGCCGCCACCGTCCCCGACCATCGACACGTCGGCGGCCAGCACATCCCGCAGGCCGGCCAGATCGCCCTCCCGGAGGGCGTTGAAGAACCGCGTCGCCAGTTCCTGCCGCTCCTGACGGTCCGCTGCGAACCGTGGCCGTCCGGCCCGCATGTGCCGCCGCGCCCGTACCAGCAGCTGCCGGCATGCCGGCTCCGACCGCCCCACCGCCGCGGCGACCTCGTCGAAGCCGAAGCCGAACACCTCCCGCAGCACGAACACCGACCGCTCCAGCGGACTGAGCCGCTCCAGGAGCAGCAGCGCCGCCATCGACACCGAGTCGGCCAGCTCCGCCGAGCGTGCCGGATCCTGGTAGGGATCGGTGAGCAGCGGCTCGGGGAACCACGGCCCGACGTACTCCTCCCGCCTCACCCGTGCGGAGCGCAGCACATCGATCGAGACACGCGTCACCGTGGCGGACAGGAAGGCCCTCGTCGAGGTGGGCCGGGTCGTCGAGCCGTCGAAGCGCAACCAGGTCTCCTGCACCGCGTCCTCGGCCTCACCCACGCTGCCCAGAATCCGGTAGGCGATCGAGAACAGCAGCGCCCGCAGCTCCTCGAACTCCTCGACCTTGCTCACGCCGACTCCCCCTCGCGGTTCTCCCGCGCGGCCGTAGTGGTTCGCGCGGGCATCTTCC
The DNA window shown above is from Streptomyces sp. NBC_01451 and carries:
- a CDS encoding RNA polymerase sigma-70 factor, yielding MSKVEEFEELRALLFSIAYRILGSVGEAEDAVQETWLRFDGSTTRPTSTRAFLSATVTRVSIDVLRSARVRREEYVGPWFPEPLLTDPYQDPARSAELADSVSMAALLLLERLSPLERSVFVLREVFGFGFDEVAAAVGRSEPACRQLLVRARRHMRAGRPRFAADRQERQELATRFFNALREGDLAGLRDVLAADVSMVGDGGGKAPQLARAVVGAENVARLLVSVFPWMARIDVTFDPHEVNGQPGAVVRDRDGKVLHILALDVLDGQIQTIRSVINPDKLGHLGPVADAWAVDREVRQARRQTKRPRA